In Opitutaceae bacterium TAV5, one genomic interval encodes:
- a CDS encoding N-terminal cleavage protein has product MPKPAQHLPDANPPFRHPGGFTLIELLTVIAIIGILAAIIIPTVARVRNSARTAACLSNLRQIALAGQMYANDNKMNLVPICRGTGATDAGTWRIPLAPYLGLDENKLGAGGVLTCPGDLATFGPYTSANEQGFRPASYGINKTIGIHEYLGSVKGQKFTDVKRPSQTIFICDIANAGNTTAAPSAWTDRRANAEVKSYGYAYFPGDSHFDGSDAWDVFPRHSGKANVAFYDGRAKTLDVQKDLVEKQAGDPGCLFMNN; this is encoded by the coding sequence ATGCCAAAACCCGCTCAACACCTCCCGGATGCCAACCCGCCGTTCCGGCATCCGGGCGGTTTCACGCTCATCGAGCTTCTCACGGTGATCGCCATCATCGGCATCCTCGCAGCCATTATCATCCCCACCGTCGCACGAGTCAGAAACTCGGCGCGGACGGCCGCCTGCCTCTCCAATCTTCGCCAGATTGCGCTCGCCGGGCAGATGTATGCCAATGACAACAAAATGAATCTCGTGCCCATCTGCCGGGGAACCGGAGCCACCGATGCGGGAACCTGGCGCATCCCGCTCGCACCCTACCTCGGCCTCGACGAAAACAAACTGGGTGCCGGTGGCGTGCTCACGTGTCCCGGAGATCTCGCCACCTTTGGCCCCTACACATCCGCAAACGAACAAGGATTCCGTCCAGCTTCGTATGGCATTAACAAGACCATCGGCATTCACGAATACCTCGGATCAGTCAAAGGCCAGAAATTCACCGATGTGAAGCGTCCCTCACAGACTATCTTTATTTGCGATATCGCCAACGCTGGCAACACGACCGCCGCTCCCTCCGCCTGGACCGACAGGCGCGCCAATGCTGAAGTCAAAAGCTACGGCTATGCGTATTTCCCCGGCGATTCGCATTTCGACGGTAGTGATGCGTGGGACGTGTTTCCACGTCACTCCGGCAAGGCCAACGTCGCATTTTACGACGGCCGGGCCAAAACCCTCGATGTACAAAAGGACCTCGTCGAAAAACAGGCCGGCGATCCGGGCTGCCTTTTTATGAACAACTGA
- a CDS encoding N-terminal cleavage protein — protein sequence MKTASRYRPRQPAFAFTLIELLTVIAIVGILAAILVPTVSRVRESARTAQCSSNMRQLAQAMLLYAQDNRDLLPRTWGSPAGDTSAWWQHLYPDYCASKDVFRCTADKTTFTGNPAFTGTFTRNGKTLADGKVSYGIPGTGGSLDYKAANKPLSSFPTPSRMCLLTEFEHSDRRLSQPWFGNHPQYTSQIPFPHNGGQKGNFAFLDAHIVLMTKAQMDAASAEKKYNFGRTEPW from the coding sequence ATGAAAACCGCTTCCCGTTACCGTCCCCGCCAACCGGCCTTCGCGTTCACGCTCATCGAGCTGCTCACGGTCATTGCCATCGTCGGAATCCTGGCGGCCATCCTCGTCCCGACCGTCAGCCGGGTACGCGAATCGGCACGCACGGCGCAATGTTCGTCCAACATGCGCCAGCTTGCCCAGGCCATGCTCCTCTATGCGCAGGACAATCGGGACCTTTTGCCCCGGACCTGGGGGTCGCCTGCCGGCGACACGAGCGCATGGTGGCAGCACCTCTATCCCGACTATTGCGCCAGCAAGGATGTCTTCAGGTGTACCGCTGACAAAACGACCTTTACCGGGAACCCTGCCTTCACCGGTACGTTTACCCGCAACGGGAAAACCCTCGCCGACGGCAAGGTTTCTTACGGTATTCCCGGCACCGGAGGGTCGCTCGATTATAAAGCGGCGAACAAACCGCTTTCGTCGTTCCCGACGCCGTCGCGAATGTGTCTGCTGACCGAATTCGAGCACTCCGACCGTCGTCTCTCACAGCCCTGGTTTGGCAATCACCCGCAGTACACGAGCCAGATCCCTTTCCCGCACAACGGAGGGCAGAAGGGCAACTTTGCCTTTCTCGACGCCCATATTGTGCTCATGACCAAGGCCCAAATGGACGCGGCCAGTGCCGAAAAGAAATACAATTTCGGACGGACCGAACCCTGGTAG
- a CDS encoding transcriptional regulator, which translates to MPRRAKTESVASVPVAEASAASTLAVDRSPLAAVVADRIAAELRQGRWTGHLPGERQLAGLFQVSRPTLRAALAALESQGLLRTAHGCRREIVARTGSPAAAALPAGGARTVVMISPYLPENIDPQIVLQLESLRELLARRGMTLSIEVRPSCYTGDAAHALERLVAETGADVWLLWHSTKTMQEWFLAKNLPHIVFGTAFHDGASLSVDLDNFATARHAAHTMRRLGHRRIALLMPRLGLAGDNMTEAGFRDGVATAPAGEGEGSAGAGQPIAADIIRHDGTPEGIRRALDHLLALDPRPTGIFSCRGLHTVAVMTYLHSRRLRIPEEISVISRDDDPALDFVNPVPARYHRSPAKFARAVFRLIPGCLARRNFRRKTVRIFPEFRPHGSLGSPPVLRS; encoded by the coding sequence ATGCCCCGGCGCGCTAAAACCGAGTCTGTCGCTTCCGTTCCCGTCGCGGAGGCTTCTGCCGCTTCCACGCTGGCGGTCGACCGGTCGCCACTCGCCGCCGTGGTGGCCGACAGGATCGCCGCGGAGCTTCGGCAAGGGCGCTGGACGGGGCATCTGCCCGGCGAACGCCAACTCGCCGGGCTGTTCCAGGTCAGCCGCCCCACGTTGCGCGCCGCGCTGGCCGCGCTGGAAAGCCAGGGACTGTTGCGCACGGCGCACGGATGTCGTCGTGAAATCGTTGCCCGGACCGGATCGCCTGCGGCCGCCGCTTTGCCCGCGGGCGGGGCGCGGACAGTTGTCATGATTTCGCCATACCTGCCGGAAAACATCGACCCGCAAATCGTCCTCCAGCTCGAAAGCCTGCGCGAACTGCTGGCGCGGCGCGGCATGACGCTCTCCATCGAGGTCCGCCCTTCCTGTTACACCGGCGACGCGGCGCATGCGCTGGAGCGGCTGGTCGCCGAAACCGGGGCCGACGTGTGGCTGCTCTGGCATTCAACAAAAACCATGCAGGAGTGGTTTCTGGCGAAAAACCTTCCGCACATCGTCTTCGGCACGGCCTTCCACGACGGCGCCAGCCTGTCGGTCGATCTCGACAATTTCGCCACCGCCCGCCACGCCGCGCACACGATGCGGCGTCTCGGCCACCGCCGCATCGCCCTGCTCATGCCTCGCCTCGGCCTAGCGGGCGACAACATGACTGAAGCCGGTTTTCGCGACGGCGTCGCGACGGCGCCCGCCGGAGAAGGGGAGGGGAGCGCCGGCGCTGGCCAGCCGATCGCGGCCGATATCATCCGCCACGACGGCACGCCGGAAGGTATTCGCCGGGCGCTTGATCACCTGCTCGCGCTTGATCCGCGACCGACCGGAATCTTTTCCTGTCGCGGTCTGCACACGGTTGCCGTGATGACGTATCTGCACAGCCGGAGGCTGCGCATTCCGGAGGAGATCTCCGTCATTAGCCGCGACGACGATCCGGCGCTCGATTTCGTGAATCCGGTGCCCGCGCGCTACCACCGTTCGCCGGCGAAATTTGCCCGGGCCGTGTTCCGGCTGATCCCCGGTTGTCTCGCCCGCCGCAATTTCCGGCGGAAGACGGTGCGCATTTTTCCCGAGTTCAGGCCGCACGGGAGCCTCGGGTCGCCGCCGGTGCTGCGGAGTTGA
- a CDS encoding alpha-L-fucosidase, translating to MPATPAPSATLRQSSPSSALSDAGPADTPARAGAHAWFREATYGLFIHWGPYVLHGRGEQVLMRELLDQRDYARQARAWNPSAFDAREWARIAVHGGFRYAVFTTRHHDGFCMWDTATTDYSSARQAAGRDFVREYVEAFRAAGLRVGLYFSWNDFRIPAMFAGPQGDPDGWARFRDYVHAQVRELLTRYGKIDVLWFDGVWPGSAADWRSAELLQEIRRFQPGILVNNRLGFLGAGKDHDDEFGANEGAGGDFGTPEHHITPVRGKLWESCQVSTWRLWCHSRGERWRSAETLLDMLTEASSQGGNLLLNVGPDADGKIPPEFVERSDAIGDWLRLHGEAVYNTDPVNAGESTLFGRQTRRGNTLYLIVRFWPGATLRFQGLATPVKRAVLLTTGQEIACHRDDGGRGIVLEGLPDAPPHPLFPVIRLELDGEPQTLPTYHPGLWGGDPTRLLAWARERGDGVMADGS from the coding sequence ATGCCCGCCACGCCTGCACCCTCCGCCACCCTCCGCCAATCCTCCCCGTCTTCTGCGCTCTCCGACGCCGGACCCGCCGACACGCCGGCCCGCGCCGGTGCGCACGCGTGGTTCCGCGAAGCCACTTACGGACTCTTTATCCACTGGGGCCCCTACGTGCTCCACGGACGCGGCGAACAGGTGCTCATGCGCGAACTGCTCGACCAGCGCGACTACGCGCGGCAGGCCCGCGCATGGAATCCCTCCGCCTTCGACGCCCGCGAATGGGCCCGCATCGCCGTGCACGGCGGGTTTCGCTACGCCGTCTTCACCACCCGCCATCACGACGGATTCTGTATGTGGGATACCGCTACGACGGATTACTCCAGCGCCCGCCAGGCCGCCGGCCGCGATTTTGTGCGCGAGTACGTCGAGGCGTTTCGCGCCGCCGGGCTGCGCGTGGGGCTGTATTTTTCGTGGAACGACTTTCGCATCCCCGCCATGTTTGCCGGCCCGCAGGGCGATCCCGACGGCTGGGCGCGGTTTCGCGATTATGTCCATGCCCAGGTGCGCGAACTGCTGACCCGCTACGGCAAGATCGACGTGCTCTGGTTCGACGGTGTGTGGCCGGGATCGGCGGCCGACTGGCGCAGCGCCGAACTTTTGCAGGAAATCCGCCGTTTCCAGCCCGGCATCCTCGTCAACAACCGGCTCGGCTTCCTCGGCGCGGGCAAGGACCATGACGATGAATTCGGCGCCAACGAGGGCGCCGGCGGCGACTTCGGCACGCCGGAGCACCACATCACCCCGGTGCGCGGCAAACTCTGGGAATCGTGCCAGGTGAGCACGTGGCGGCTCTGGTGCCACAGCCGCGGCGAACGCTGGCGCTCCGCGGAAACGCTGCTCGACATGCTCACCGAGGCATCGAGCCAGGGCGGCAATCTCCTGCTCAACGTCGGTCCCGACGCCGACGGAAAAATCCCGCCCGAGTTTGTCGAGCGCAGCGATGCCATCGGCGACTGGCTGCGGCTCCACGGCGAGGCCGTCTACAACACCGATCCGGTCAACGCTGGCGAAAGCACGCTTTTCGGACGCCAGACACGCCGTGGCAACACGCTGTACCTGATCGTGCGCTTCTGGCCGGGTGCGACGCTGCGTTTCCAGGGACTCGCCACGCCGGTGAAGCGGGCCGTATTGCTGACGACCGGACAGGAAATCGCCTGCCACCGCGACGACGGCGGACGCGGCATCGTGCTGGAAGGATTGCCCGACGCCCCGCCGCATCCGCTGTTCCCGGTCATCCGCCTGGAGCTGGACGGCGAACCGCAGACCCTGCCCACCTACCATCCCGGCCTTTGGGGCGGTGATCCCACACGCCTGCTCGCCTGGGCCCGCGAACGCGGCGACGGCGTGATGGCGGACGGCTCCTGA